Proteins found in one Armatimonadia bacterium genomic segment:
- a CDS encoding glycoside hydrolase family 88 protein: MRFLVHCALATLTILLSCLGCRAQPAPLTQPPAMPTAAEVNAVAERVCDYALNLWRPPTNRPDSNGWVRATLYAGVWAAYRSTGEDRYRQAVLRWGRSRNWTPGGGRRLGKRDAWADNLCCGHVYLDAYLAERDPTMLEGTLRACRTLIEELERGRDEWWWADALFMAPATLSRLSAATGDPAWLTAMDSMWWDTVEYLLDPQENLLYRDSGYFKRRTPHGQKVFWGRGNGWVIGGLCRLLETFPQEDPRRARYEDLLRRMAGKLVTLQQEDGLWRPSLLDPLQVPVPETSGSGFFCFGLAWGINHGVLDRATYLPATLKAWRGLVSCVREEGRLGYVQPVGASPGRVEESMTQEYGVGAFLLAASEMAALARASGPQGAPAE, translated from the coding sequence ATGCGTTTCCTGGTCCACTGCGCCCTTGCGACCCTGACGATACTCTTGTCCTGTCTCGGCTGCCGTGCTCAGCCTGCACCCCTGACGCAACCACCCGCGATGCCGACGGCCGCGGAGGTCAACGCGGTCGCCGAGCGAGTCTGCGACTACGCGCTGAACCTGTGGCGTCCTCCCACAAACCGTCCCGACAGCAACGGGTGGGTGCGTGCCACCCTGTATGCAGGGGTGTGGGCCGCCTACCGCTCCACCGGCGAGGATAGGTACCGTCAGGCGGTTCTGCGCTGGGGACGCTCCCGCAACTGGACACCCGGAGGCGGTCGGCGTCTGGGCAAGCGCGATGCCTGGGCCGACAACCTGTGCTGCGGACACGTGTACCTGGACGCGTACCTCGCTGAGCGAGACCCCACGATGCTGGAGGGGACCCTCCGCGCCTGTCGCACGCTGATCGAGGAGCTGGAGCGAGGGCGTGACGAATGGTGGTGGGCTGACGCGCTCTTCATGGCCCCGGCAACGCTCTCGAGGCTTTCCGCAGCCACCGGGGACCCCGCGTGGCTAACGGCGATGGACAGCATGTGGTGGGACACCGTGGAGTACCTCCTGGACCCGCAGGAGAACCTCCTCTACCGGGATTCGGGGTACTTCAAGCGGCGCACGCCGCATGGTCAGAAGGTGTTCTGGGGACGAGGCAACGGCTGGGTGATCGGCGGCCTGTGTCGGCTGCTTGAGACCTTCCCTCAGGAGGACCCGCGTCGTGCGAGGTACGAGGATCTCCTGCGGAGGATGGCGGGCAAGCTCGTGACCTTGCAGCAGGAGGACGGGCTATGGCGTCCGAGTCTCCTCGACCCGTTGCAGGTTCCGGTGCCGGAGACCAGCGGCAGCGGCTTCTTCTGCTTCGGGCTGGCCTGGGGGATCAACCACGGGGTGCTGGACCGCGCGACCTATCTCCCGGCGACGCTCAAGGCCTGGCGAGGACTGGTGAGTTGCGTCCGGGAGGAGGGACGGCTCGGGTACGTGCAGCCTGTCGGAGCTTCCCCGGGGCGTGTGGAGGAGAGCATGACGCAGGAGTACGGCGTGGGTGCCTTCCTGCTGGCGGCGAGTGAGATGGCCGCCCTGGCGCGAGCGAGTGGTCCGCAGGGAGCCCCTGCGGAGTAG
- a CDS encoding SDR family oxidoreductase — protein MSQETKPFSGKVVLITGASRGIGQGAAVAFGREGATVIGVARSDQSETASAVEAAGGSFEAARVDLLEATAADLRALVADLVARHGHVDVLLNDAGMILRRPALEVTEEDWNAVLRLNLSATFFLSQAVARWWVHEGMEKAAPEARLKIVNIASLLSFQGGILVPAYTASKSGVAGITKALANEWSPLRINVNAIAPGYIVTENTRQIREDEARNKAILDRIPQGRWGMPEDIASGCLYLASPQADYLNGTILNIDGGWLGR, from the coding sequence ATGTCACAAGAGACGAAGCCCTTCAGCGGCAAGGTAGTGCTCATCACCGGCGCCAGTCGCGGAATCGGCCAGGGCGCCGCCGTCGCCTTCGGTCGCGAGGGAGCCACCGTCATCGGCGTAGCTCGGAGCGACCAGTCCGAGACCGCGAGTGCCGTCGAGGCAGCCGGTGGCAGCTTTGAAGCTGCTCGGGTGGATCTGCTGGAGGCGACCGCGGCAGACTTGCGGGCACTCGTTGCCGACCTCGTCGCTCGCCATGGACACGTCGATGTCCTGCTCAACGACGCGGGGATGATCCTGCGTCGCCCTGCGCTCGAAGTGACGGAGGAGGACTGGAACGCGGTCCTGCGCCTGAATCTGAGCGCGACCTTCTTCCTGAGTCAGGCAGTGGCTCGCTGGTGGGTTCACGAAGGCATGGAAAAGGCGGCCCCGGAGGCCCGGCTGAAGATCGTGAACATCGCCTCCCTGCTCTCCTTCCAGGGCGGGATCCTTGTGCCTGCCTACACGGCCAGCAAGAGCGGCGTCGCCGGCATCACCAAGGCACTGGCGAATGAGTGGTCGCCGCTGCGGATCAACGTCAACGCGATCGCCCCGGGCTACATCGTTACCGAGAACACGCGGCAGATTCGCGAGGACGAGGCCCGCAACAAAGCCATCCTCGACCGCATCCCGCAGGGCCGTTGGGGCATGCCCGAGGACATCGCCAGCGGCTGTCTGTACCTGGCCTCACCCCAGGCGGACTACCTGAATGGCACGATTCTGAACATCGACGGTGGCTGGCTGGGGCGCTGA